The Acidobacteriota bacterium genome window below encodes:
- a CDS encoding hydrogenase, whose translation MILPVVALAHLVMVVLALDQETIQIETGWLQLDPLGKIVLLSISILFFCCSLYAPGYLRLRQDRPNQVFCACLLILLGMMSLVAFTHHLGLMWVAIEATSLASAPLLFFNRTPHSLEAAWKYLLICSVGIALALLGSFFLAYSSLYSGLESTLLFDDLVKSAPQLSKPWLQAAFITLLVGYGTKMGLAPMHTWKPDAYGEAPGIVGALLAGGVTSCAFIAIFRVTTILNAAQESRFSSKILIGIGLLSMAVAAVFMVRQKDYKRMLAYSSIEHMGILVLGIGLGGPGIFGALLHLLNNAFAKGVLFLSSGNIHRAYGSKSTDQVRGALVRLPVSGALFLGGFIAITGSPPFGPFMSEFIIVRQAFQTGRFGVVGLMLVLLLVIFIGMGNTVLAIVQGTPGPAGVPGNFHDTPQTVFPIILLFLLVLGLGVFLPSPLANLLNEAAFYLEGHP comes from the coding sequence ATGATATTACCCGTAGTCGCACTGGCCCATCTGGTGATGGTGGTTCTCGCTTTAGATCAAGAGACGATTCAGATTGAAACTGGCTGGTTGCAGTTGGACCCGCTCGGAAAAATTGTCCTGCTCTCGATCAGCATCCTGTTTTTTTGTTGCTCGCTTTATGCGCCGGGCTACCTTCGACTCCGACAGGACCGACCCAATCAGGTATTTTGCGCCTGTCTGCTTATTCTCTTGGGAATGATGTCGCTGGTGGCGTTTACTCATCATCTGGGGTTGATGTGGGTGGCCATCGAAGCCACATCGTTGGCCAGTGCGCCGTTGCTGTTTTTTAATCGAACCCCGCACTCGCTCGAAGCCGCCTGGAAATATCTTCTGATTTGTTCGGTTGGGATTGCCCTGGCGCTGCTCGGGTCTTTTTTTCTGGCCTACTCATCACTCTACAGCGGATTGGAATCAACGCTGTTGTTCGACGATCTGGTAAAGTCCGCGCCTCAGCTTTCAAAGCCCTGGTTGCAGGCGGCGTTTATCACGCTCCTGGTCGGGTATGGCACCAAAATGGGCCTGGCGCCGATGCACACCTGGAAACCGGATGCCTACGGTGAAGCTCCAGGAATTGTTGGGGCGTTGCTGGCTGGCGGCGTCACCAGTTGCGCGTTTATTGCCATTTTCCGGGTCACGACAATTTTGAATGCCGCTCAGGAATCACGCTTTTCCAGCAAGATTTTGATTGGAATCGGCCTTCTTTCAATGGCGGTTGCCGCCGTGTTTATGGTGCGCCAGAAGGACTATAAACGAATGCTGGCCTATTCGAGCATCGAACATATGGGCATTTTGGTGCTGGGAATCGGACTCGGGGGGCCGGGAATATTCGGCGCCCTCCTTCATCTCTTAAATAACGCGTTTGCGAAAGGGGTTCTTTTTTTGTCTTCCGGAAATATCCACCGGGCCTATGGCAGCAAATCAACCGATCAGGTCCGTGGCGCACTCGTCAGGCTTCCGGTTTCAGGGGCATTATTTCTTGGCGGATTTATTGCCATCACTGGTTCCCCGCCGTTTGGGCCCTTTATGAGTGAATTCATTATTGTCCGACAAGCCTTTCAGACCGGGCGATTTGGCGTGGTCGGACTGATGTTGGTGCTCTTGCTCGTCATTTTTATCGGGATGGGAAACACGGTTTTGGCGATAGTTCAAGGCACACCGGGACCGGCTGGCGTACCTGGAAATTTTCACGATACCCCGCAAACGGTATTTCCAATTATCTTATTGTTTCTGCTTGTGTTAGGGCTTGGGGTATTTCTTCCATCACCACTGGCCAATTTACTGAACGAAGCAGCGTTCTATCTGGAGGGCCACCCATGA
- a CDS encoding PTS sugar transporter subunit IIA, whose amino-acid sequence MQLTVAEAAHLLQVSEETIYKWIRVENLPALLFNGQFYFNQVRLVEWAHGNHIAVAVESSPDLPSLESAFQPDNLLANIAGATIPEVLQQTVERLPISNPADREFLYQMLLTRKQFGITAFGNGIGIPRARSPIVLPNLKPSIVLSYLRTPFQFTASDHIPLHALFLFISPTFRIHLHWLSRLGRILMDAQFSELVRKQADFQSVRRRLQTVESSLKSDERTIQ is encoded by the coding sequence ATGCAATTGACGGTGGCCGAAGCAGCCCACTTGCTTCAAGTATCAGAAGAAACCATTTACAAATGGATCCGGGTGGAAAACCTGCCCGCCCTTTTGTTCAATGGTCAATTCTATTTCAACCAGGTGCGACTGGTTGAGTGGGCGCATGGCAACCACATTGCAGTGGCCGTTGAAAGCTCTCCCGATTTGCCCTCGCTTGAATCGGCTTTCCAGCCTGACAATCTCCTGGCCAATATTGCGGGAGCCACGATTCCCGAAGTTCTGCAGCAGACAGTTGAGCGGTTGCCAATCTCAAATCCAGCAGATCGAGAGTTTCTCTATCAAATGCTCTTGACCCGCAAACAATTTGGCATTACCGCCTTTGGAAACGGAATTGGGATTCCTCGCGCCCGGAGCCCGATTGTACTCCCAAACCTCAAACCTTCAATTGTATTGAGTTATCTTCGGACACCGTTTCAGTTTACTGCCTCTGACCACATTCCGCTGCACGCGCTTTTTTTGTTTATTTCTCCGACATTCCGCATCCACCTGCACTGGCTCTCCCGATTGGGAAGAATCCTGATGGACGCGCAATTTTCCGAACTGGTCAGGAAACAGGCTGATTTTCAATCAGTTCGGCGCCGATTACAGACGGTTGAGTCGTCACTGAAATCTGACGAAAGGACCATTCAATGA
- a CDS encoding hydrogenase, protein MITTDFILNSLLVLVVLLNFPMLGSSRMQAVIRTVALQGFLLGLMPLFGQNQIRWELLVICLLTMAIKGAFIPWLLIRALREVRIQREVSPVLGFTPSILLGGLGTGLAVLFANTLPLAPNQANTLILPASFSTVLTGFLILTTRQKAITQVVGYLTLENGIFIFGLLLLDAVPFLVETGVLLDLSVGVFVMGIILRYIQRTFSSLEAAPLTTVQE, encoded by the coding sequence ATGATTACAACTGATTTTATCCTCAATTCCTTGCTCGTTCTGGTGGTACTGCTCAACTTTCCAATGCTGGGGTCCAGTCGAATGCAGGCCGTGATTCGGACGGTTGCGCTCCAGGGTTTTCTTCTGGGATTGATGCCACTGTTTGGACAAAACCAGATTCGGTGGGAACTGCTTGTCATTTGTTTGCTCACCATGGCTATCAAGGGTGCCTTTATTCCGTGGTTACTCATTCGGGCGCTTCGGGAAGTTCGCATTCAACGCGAAGTCTCTCCCGTGCTTGGGTTTACACCGTCAATCTTGCTTGGAGGTCTGGGCACCGGACTGGCGGTGTTGTTTGCCAATACCCTGCCGTTAGCACCCAATCAGGCCAACACGTTGATTTTGCCGGCATCATTTTCGACGGTTTTGACTGGTTTTTTGATCCTGACAACACGGCAAAAAGCTATTACTCAGGTGGTTGGGTATCTCACGCTTGAAAACGGGATTTTTATTTTTGGGTTACTTCTGCTCGATGCCGTGCCATTTCTGGTCGAAACCGGTGTGTTGCTGGACCTTTCAGTTGGCGTCTTTGTGATGGGTATTATTTTGAGGTACATCCAGCGGACCTTTTCTTCTCTGGAAGCCGCACCGCTGACAACCGTGCAGGAGTGA
- a CDS encoding ADP-ribosylglycohydrolase family protein — MVFGAICGDMIGSLYEINPVKTKDFEWLNPYSRFTDDTVLTVAVASALLGNREYGKALKTFARRYPFAGYGDRFDHWAQDDSYAPYNSCGNGSAMRVSGVGYAFDSLEDVVFEARETARVTHNHPEGIKGAQAVAACIFLARTGVEKAAIKQVIATCFQYDLDQKLDEIRPAYFFDVTCQGSVPQSIVAFLESDNFESAIRNAISLGGDSDTMACIAGSIAQAYYRHIPSEIIEFVRRKLPAELLEVVDAFNERFEVKY, encoded by the coding sequence ATGGTTTTTGGCGCCATCTGCGGAGATATGATCGGCTCACTCTATGAAATCAACCCGGTGAAAACAAAGGATTTCGAGTGGTTAAACCCATACAGCCGATTTACGGATGACACGGTGCTCACCGTGGCGGTCGCGTCGGCGTTGCTTGGAAACCGGGAGTATGGCAAAGCATTGAAGACCTTTGCCCGCCGCTATCCCTTTGCCGGGTATGGCGACCGGTTTGACCACTGGGCGCAGGATGATTCCTATGCGCCGTATAACAGTTGCGGCAATGGGTCAGCCATGCGGGTCAGCGGAGTCGGCTATGCCTTTGATTCACTTGAAGATGTGGTCTTCGAGGCCCGGGAAACCGCCCGGGTGACCCATAATCATCCTGAAGGTATTAAAGGCGCGCAAGCCGTGGCCGCCTGCATTTTTCTGGCCCGAACCGGCGTTGAAAAAGCTGCTATCAAGCAGGTCATCGCAACCTGTTTTCAATATGATCTGGATCAAAAACTGGATGAAATTCGGCCAGCTTATTTTTTCGATGTGACCTGTCAGGGGTCGGTGCCGCAATCTATCGTTGCCTTTCTGGAGTCAGACAATTTCGAAAGTGCCATTCGCAATGCAATTTCGCTGGGCGGGGACAGTGATACGATGGCCTGTATTGCCGGCAGTATCGCCCAAGCCTATTACCGGCACATTCCCTCTGAAATCATTGAGTTTGTTCGGAGAAAACTCCCGGCTGAGTTGCTGGAAGTGGTGGATGCTTTTAATGAACGGTTCGAGGTGAAGTATTGA
- a CDS encoding PAS domain S-box protein produces MSKKPKKPSDFDSISPLAFMVESSDDAIIGKSLDGTIQTWNSGAERIYGYTAREAIGQSISFLTSRDRPNEIPRILDQIRCGERVAHYETVRVRKDGQPIDVSLTISPIKNATGEIIGASTIARDISVQKQAEQKLKTRAQQQAVVAELGQKALSNTPATELMETAVNLVTQISGFGFCGVVEYNLNEDTTFFKFGGGWEDKQFRDMRWPVGNTNFWNKVVQEKQPISFERIPGDASPTAPGQPQALGEFKSLCTLIPGSSHPFQILVVFSPSQTRFGPEDSYFLQAVANILATAFERKRAEENRSRLLERMMSSQEQERRWIARELHDETGQSLTSLLVGLRMIMDASSLKAAREQADRLRKITIQTLDNIGRLARGLHPSILDDLGLVIAVNRYAAEYQTSYGIETETLSEGMDQPELPASIKITLYRIFQEALTNVAKHAQATKVTISVKRQPNTITLQVKDDGIGFDLESALRSSSHSLHLGLLSMRERANLLGGHLQIVTAPSCGTTLTAVIPLTEAILARQ; encoded by the coding sequence ATGTCAAAAAAACCTAAAAAACCTTCAGATTTTGATTCAATCAGCCCGCTGGCTTTTATGGTCGAATCCTCGGATGATGCCATCATCGGCAAAAGCCTGGATGGAACAATTCAAACCTGGAATTCCGGTGCGGAACGAATTTATGGCTACACGGCGCGGGAAGCAATTGGCCAGTCCATTTCCTTTCTCACCAGTCGGGATCGCCCAAATGAAATTCCCCGGATTCTGGATCAAATCCGCTGTGGAGAACGTGTCGCCCATTACGAAACGGTTCGGGTCAGAAAAGATGGTCAGCCGATTGATGTCTCATTGACCATTTCACCGATCAAAAATGCGACGGGCGAAATTATCGGCGCGTCAACCATTGCCCGTGACATCAGTGTGCAAAAACAGGCCGAGCAAAAGCTCAAAACACGAGCCCAGCAACAGGCAGTTGTCGCCGAACTCGGGCAGAAGGCATTAAGCAATACTCCGGCAACCGAATTAATGGAGACTGCCGTGAACCTCGTCACTCAGATTTCAGGGTTTGGGTTTTGCGGTGTGGTGGAATACAACCTGAATGAAGATACTACTTTTTTCAAGTTTGGAGGAGGTTGGGAGGACAAACAATTTCGAGACATGAGGTGGCCTGTTGGAAATACCAATTTCTGGAACAAAGTGGTACAAGAAAAACAACCCATTTCTTTTGAAAGAATTCCAGGGGATGCTTCCCCGACCGCCCCAGGTCAACCTCAGGCTCTGGGAGAATTCAAAAGTTTGTGTACCTTGATTCCAGGAAGTTCGCATCCATTTCAGATTTTGGTTGTTTTTTCTCCCAGCCAGACCCGTTTTGGCCCTGAAGACAGTTACTTTTTGCAAGCCGTGGCCAATATTCTGGCAACCGCGTTTGAACGCAAACGAGCGGAAGAAAACCGCTCTCGATTGCTCGAACGCATGATGTCATCTCAGGAACAGGAACGACGCTGGATTGCCCGCGAACTTCACGACGAAACCGGCCAATCGCTGACCTCGCTGCTGGTTGGATTGCGAATGATTATGGATGCTTCCAGTTTAAAAGCCGCACGCGAGCAGGCTGACCGGTTACGAAAAATCACGATTCAAACGCTTGATAACATTGGCCGTCTGGCGCGGGGGCTTCACCCAAGCATTTTGGATGATTTGGGGTTGGTCATTGCCGTCAATCGCTATGCGGCGGAATATCAGACGAGTTATGGCATTGAAACCGAAACGTTGAGTGAAGGCATGGACCAGCCCGAACTCCCCGCCTCAATCAAAATCACGCTGTATCGGATTTTTCAAGAAGCGCTGACCAACGTGGCCAAACACGCCCAGGCTACAAAAGTCACAATCAGTGTGAAACGCCAGCCCAACACAATTACCTTGCAGGTCAAAGATGATGGAATCGGGTTTGACCTGGAATCAGCGCTTCGGAGTTCATCTCATTCGCTTCATTTAGGGCTATTGAGCATGCGCGAACGAGCCAACCTGCTTGGCGGCCATCTTCAAATTGTGACGGCACCCAGTTGCGGCACCACGCTGACAGCCGTGATTCCCCTCACCGAAGCCATTTTGGCCCGCCAGTGA
- a CDS encoding NADH-quinone oxidoreductase subunit H translates to MRPILLQAFLHVILVLTVPPLLLGIINKTKAFFGGRAGQPLLQAYYDLIKLLQKEMVLSRTTTWVFLAGPVIGLVTVLGASLVIPLGHHSAPVSFDGDMVLLAYLLGMGRFFTASAALDTGSAFEGMGAAREVSFACLAEPALFLGLMAMAKLTHSINLTTMFGGSYAGNWGLAAAPLVLVTASWFLVLLAENSRIPFDDPNTHLELTMIHEVMVLDHSGPALGLILYGAAIKLFLFAALVLNLAVPIRPAHPVAAWGLFLVSLWLLAVLIGVIESIMARLRLVNIPKLLVSACLLSAFGVILLVR, encoded by the coding sequence ATGCGACCGATACTCTTGCAAGCCTTTCTACATGTGATTCTGGTTTTGACCGTGCCGCCGCTGCTGTTGGGCATTATCAATAAAACCAAAGCGTTTTTTGGTGGGCGAGCCGGTCAACCGTTGCTTCAAGCGTACTATGATTTGATCAAGCTCCTTCAAAAGGAAATGGTCTTGAGTCGGACCACAACCTGGGTTTTTCTGGCAGGGCCAGTCATCGGACTGGTCACCGTACTGGGTGCTTCACTGGTTATTCCGTTGGGTCACCATTCGGCCCCCGTTTCCTTTGACGGTGACATGGTGTTACTGGCGTACCTGCTTGGAATGGGACGCTTTTTCACGGCTTCGGCAGCGCTTGATACAGGTTCTGCCTTTGAAGGAATGGGAGCGGCGCGTGAAGTTTCATTTGCCTGCCTGGCTGAGCCAGCCCTGTTTTTGGGGTTGATGGCGATGGCAAAACTGACCCATTCCATCAACTTAACCACCATGTTTGGTGGTTCATATGCTGGAAACTGGGGATTGGCGGCGGCCCCACTGGTGCTGGTCACGGCAAGCTGGTTTCTGGTGCTGCTGGCGGAAAATTCCCGGATTCCCTTTGACGACCCCAACACACACCTGGAACTGACCATGATTCACGAAGTCATGGTGCTTGATCATAGCGGACCGGCATTGGGGCTGATTTTGTATGGCGCCGCCATCAAGCTTTTCCTCTTTGCCGCGCTGGTCCTCAACCTGGCCGTTCCCATCAGGCCGGCGCATCCGGTAGCCGCCTGGGGCTTGTTTTTGGTGTCGCTGTGGTTGCTGGCGGTTTTGATTGGCGTGATTGAATCAATTATGGCTCGACTCCGACTGGTCAATATTCCCAAACTGCTGGTTTCAGCCTGCCTGCTGTCGGCGTTTGGCGTCATCTTGTTGGTCCGATGA
- a CDS encoding 4Fe-4S dicluster domain-containing protein, producing the protein MIKALLARFQQKHRTMSFPDGPPPALPERFRGRPILDTAKCPDGCRKCADACPTAAITIADKAQIDLGRCLFCTDCQDACPHQVVTYLQDYRLATRSREALVVAQDEELVLAEALDTKLRRLFGRSLKLRQVSAGGCNACEADVNVLGTVGWDIGRFGIQMVASPRHADGLLITGCVTENMKLALEKTYAAVAAPKLVIAVGACAISGGPFLDLPAQHNGAASVVPVDLYIPGCPPHPLTILDGLLRLLGRLEE; encoded by the coding sequence ATGATCAAAGCACTTCTCGCTCGATTTCAACAAAAACACCGCACAATGTCCTTCCCTGATGGCCCACCGCCGGCCTTACCGGAACGCTTTCGGGGGCGTCCGATCCTGGATACCGCCAAATGCCCTGATGGCTGCCGAAAGTGTGCCGATGCGTGCCCGACAGCCGCCATTACCATTGCGGACAAAGCCCAAATTGACCTGGGAAGATGCCTTTTTTGCACCGATTGTCAGGATGCCTGCCCTCATCAGGTTGTGACGTATCTTCAAGACTATCGGCTTGCGACTCGTTCACGTGAGGCTCTGGTCGTCGCTCAGGATGAAGAACTGGTGCTGGCTGAGGCGCTCGATACCAAACTCCGGCGGTTGTTTGGACGCTCGTTGAAGCTCCGGCAGGTCAGTGCGGGTGGATGCAATGCCTGTGAAGCTGATGTGAATGTACTTGGAACTGTCGGCTGGGACATCGGGCGGTTTGGGATTCAGATGGTCGCTTCGCCGCGCCATGCCGACGGCTTGTTGATTACCGGATGCGTGACCGAGAATATGAAACTGGCGTTGGAAAAGACCTACGCGGCGGTGGCAGCCCCAAAACTGGTGATTGCGGTTGGTGCCTGCGCCATTTCCGGCGGACCGTTTCTCGACTTACCAGCCCAACACAATGGGGCAGCATCAGTCGTTCCGGTTGATTTGTACATTCCAGGATGCCCGCCACATCCGTTGACCATTCTGGATGGATTATTGCGCTTGCTGGGAAGACTGGAAGAATAG
- a CDS encoding NADH-quinone oxidoreductase subunit C, translated as MSVFTSMTNGQATDYLNIPTLDFETFRAELLAGVQQGHRVASFFGKAAEESPGVELVLVLADDQHNRLFIGKTSISGSQFPSMTPDCPQVHLFEREIAEQFNLQPIGHPWLKPVRFASPLQFSELETRPVERPTIGQMDFYRVFGDEIHEVAVGPVHAGVIEPGHFRFQCHGEKVFHLEISLGYQHRGIEPALIGGPHPLTPRQIEAIAGDTTLGHGWAYCQNLEALAQTRVTAREQVIRAIGLELERLANHTGDLGALAGDVGYLPTQSFCGRIRGDFLNMTAVLCGNRFGRNLLRPGGVRFDLDSNQTKDLIKRLEMAETDLVSAVELLWDTPSVLARFENTGVVTRDQGLQFGFVGPTTRACGVEHDVRTDHPTGVYQFVNLPVAMTHYGDVNSRAYVRWLEIRRSLRFIRERLTAMPEPRPVSTTGPLAPNSLAVSLIEGWRGEVCHVALTDAAGRFSRYKITDPSFHNWTALALALRNQQISDFPLCNKSFNLSYCGHDL; from the coding sequence ATGAGCGTGTTCACCTCCATGACAAACGGTCAGGCGACCGATTATCTCAACATTCCCACTCTGGATTTTGAAACATTTCGAGCCGAGTTGCTCGCGGGGGTTCAGCAAGGGCACCGGGTCGCTTCGTTTTTTGGGAAGGCTGCCGAAGAATCCCCTGGCGTGGAACTGGTTCTGGTTCTGGCTGATGATCAGCATAACCGCTTATTTATCGGGAAGACTTCCATTTCAGGCAGCCAGTTTCCATCAATGACGCCCGATTGCCCCCAGGTTCACCTGTTTGAACGAGAAATTGCCGAACAGTTCAATCTCCAGCCGATTGGGCATCCGTGGCTAAAACCAGTTCGCTTTGCGTCGCCTCTTCAATTCAGCGAGCTGGAAACAAGGCCCGTTGAACGCCCAACCATTGGACAAATGGATTTTTATCGAGTTTTTGGAGACGAAATCCACGAAGTCGCCGTTGGTCCAGTCCACGCTGGTGTCATTGAACCTGGGCATTTTCGGTTTCAATGTCATGGCGAAAAAGTGTTTCACCTGGAAATTTCGCTTGGCTATCAACACCGGGGGATTGAACCGGCGCTCATTGGTGGGCCACATCCATTAACCCCGCGCCAAATCGAAGCTATCGCAGGCGATACCACGCTTGGTCATGGGTGGGCCTATTGTCAGAATCTCGAAGCCCTGGCCCAAACCAGGGTCACGGCTCGCGAACAGGTAATTCGGGCGATTGGACTGGAGCTTGAACGACTGGCCAACCACACCGGCGATCTTGGCGCTTTGGCCGGAGATGTCGGATATCTGCCTACCCAATCATTTTGTGGGCGGATTCGGGGTGATTTCCTCAATATGACGGCAGTCCTTTGTGGCAACCGGTTTGGGAGAAACCTGCTGCGTCCGGGAGGAGTCCGCTTTGATCTTGATTCCAACCAGACCAAAGACCTCATTAAGCGACTTGAAATGGCTGAAACCGACCTGGTTTCGGCAGTTGAGTTACTTTGGGATACCCCATCAGTTTTAGCCCGATTTGAAAATACAGGTGTGGTCACTCGTGACCAGGGCCTTCAGTTTGGGTTCGTCGGTCCAACGACACGCGCCTGTGGTGTCGAGCACGATGTTCGGACTGATCATCCGACCGGGGTTTATCAGTTTGTCAATCTGCCGGTGGCCATGACGCATTATGGAGATGTGAATTCACGGGCGTACGTGCGGTGGCTGGAAATCCGTCGGTCCTTACGTTTTATCCGGGAACGACTCACTGCCATGCCCGAACCGCGCCCCGTCAGTACCACCGGCCCACTGGCGCCAAACAGCCTGGCCGTGTCGCTCATCGAAGGCTGGCGCGGAGAAGTGTGCCACGTTGCCCTGACCGATGCAGCAGGTCGTTTCTCGCGCTACAAAATTACGGATCCGTCCTTTCACAACTGGACAGCACTGGCACTGGCGCTCCGCAATCAGCAGATTTCAGATTTTCCGTTGTGCAATAAAAGTTTCAACCTGTCCTATTGCGGGCATGATTTATAG
- a CDS encoding hydrogenase: MSLGLILTAIILWSVSGVPGCFFQRTSPAGQRLSVGLSLLGSMVGLVGAAIAFQPHGATCNSLSWNLPIGSVSVSVDALSAAFLIPIFLISSIGAVYGLAYWKQSEHPTNGRKLRLFYGLMTASMALLVIAHDGIFFLMAWEGMALSAFFLVTTEDEKPEVQTAGWIYFVATHLSTLLLIGFFALLGSVRGSFALDPILPGSISPTVANVLFGLALAGFGIKAGLFPLHIWLPSAHANAPSHVSAFLSGVLIKMGVYGIIRVAWLFPQPPLWWGSLVLILGVISGILGVAFALGQHDLKRLLAYHSIENIGIIFIGFGLALVGRAMNQPDWTTLGLAGAILHVWNHGLFKALLFLAAGSVIHATHTREIDHLGGLANQMPKTALCFLVGAVAICGLPPLNGFVSELLIYLGLFKVLISPNSATWGVATVAIPALALIGALAVACFVKVYGVVFLGESRSPECQSAHESSPLILNPMSVLVGLCFLIGMIPFLVAPLLQTVIQSWSAPATSTTLSQLAPLEWLSGAGIFLAAGFLLGGWFLVRRIPRSIGTPIGTWDCGYTAPSSTMQYTASSFAQILVLLLSWALFPKVPRLEITDAFPRPVTFHSRVPDTVLDRGLLPAFQQLAQAAVRLQALQDGHTQTYIFYIFIVLLILLILK; encoded by the coding sequence ATGAGTTTGGGGTTGATCCTCACCGCCATCATTCTGTGGAGTGTCAGTGGAGTCCCCGGTTGTTTCTTTCAAAGGACTTCACCGGCTGGCCAGCGATTGTCAGTTGGGTTGTCCTTGCTCGGTTCGATGGTGGGACTGGTTGGGGCGGCAATTGCGTTTCAACCCCACGGTGCCACCTGTAACTCCCTATCCTGGAATCTTCCAATCGGCTCTGTTTCGGTGTCGGTGGATGCGCTTTCAGCCGCGTTTTTGATTCCGATTTTCTTGATTTCAAGCATCGGTGCGGTTTATGGATTGGCCTACTGGAAACAATCAGAACATCCGACAAATGGGCGAAAACTCCGTCTGTTCTATGGTTTGATGACAGCGAGCATGGCCCTGCTGGTGATTGCCCACGATGGAATTTTCTTTCTGATGGCCTGGGAAGGAATGGCGCTTTCAGCCTTCTTTCTGGTCACGACCGAAGATGAAAAACCAGAAGTTCAAACCGCTGGTTGGATCTATTTTGTCGCCACGCATCTAAGTACATTGCTCTTGATTGGCTTTTTTGCCCTCCTGGGAAGCGTTCGCGGGTCATTTGCCCTTGATCCAATTCTTCCAGGTTCGATTTCTCCGACGGTTGCCAATGTGCTGTTTGGTCTGGCACTGGCCGGATTTGGAATTAAAGCCGGGTTGTTTCCGCTCCACATCTGGCTGCCATCAGCCCATGCCAACGCCCCAAGCCATGTTTCGGCTTTTCTTTCGGGTGTGCTCATCAAAATGGGTGTGTACGGCATCATTCGCGTGGCCTGGCTGTTTCCCCAACCACCGCTCTGGTGGGGGTCACTGGTGCTCATACTGGGCGTGATTTCCGGAATTCTAGGCGTTGCCTTTGCGCTGGGTCAGCATGACCTCAAGCGGTTGCTGGCTTACCATAGCATTGAAAACATCGGCATCATTTTTATTGGATTTGGACTGGCACTGGTCGGACGAGCAATGAACCAACCTGACTGGACAACGCTTGGGCTGGCCGGAGCGATTTTACACGTCTGGAATCATGGCCTGTTTAAGGCGCTGCTGTTCCTGGCTGCCGGGTCGGTCATTCACGCGACGCATACCCGAGAAATTGACCATTTGGGTGGTTTGGCAAACCAGATGCCGAAAACAGCCCTGTGTTTTCTGGTTGGCGCAGTGGCAATCTGTGGCCTGCCGCCGCTCAACGGTTTTGTCAGCGAACTGTTGATTTACCTGGGGTTATTCAAAGTTCTGATCAGCCCAAATTCAGCAACCTGGGGGGTCGCAACCGTGGCCATTCCGGCTCTGGCTCTGATTGGTGCGCTGGCTGTTGCTTGTTTTGTCAAAGTGTATGGCGTGGTCTTCCTTGGTGAATCGCGAAGCCCAGAGTGCCAGTCTGCTCACGAATCAAGCCCACTGATTCTCAATCCAATGAGTGTTCTGGTGGGCCTATGCTTTCTGATTGGAATGATTCCGTTTCTGGTTGCGCCACTCTTACAAACGGTCATACAAAGCTGGTCGGCCCCAGCCACCTCAACCACGCTGTCACAACTGGCACCGCTCGAATGGTTGAGTGGGGCCGGGATCTTTCTGGCGGCTGGTTTTCTGCTTGGCGGCTGGTTTTTGGTGCGACGTATCCCTCGTTCGATTGGAACCCCAATTGGCACCTGGGATTGCGGATATACGGCGCCGTCATCAACGATGCAATACACGGCCTCATCTTTTGCGCAAATTCTGGTGTTACTTTTGAGCTGGGCGCTTTTTCCCAAGGTTCCACGGCTTGAGATTACCGATGCTTTTCCCAGGCCGGTTACTTTTCATAGCCGGGTGCCGGACACCGTGCTTGATCGGGGATTGCTCCCAGCTTTTCAACAGCTTGCTCAGGCGGCTGTCCGACTGCAGGCGCTGCAGGATGGACACACCCAAACTTACATTTTTTATATTTTCATCGTGTTGCTGATACTCCTCATTTTGAAATGA